One genomic window of Halovivax cerinus includes the following:
- a CDS encoding ABC transporter ATP-binding protein: MDGQSHFDTTESATDHLLQIEDLDVTFRTKRGDVEAVNGIDLHVDAGEILCLVGESGSGKSVTAQSIIDLVPQPPGEISGRVWYKGQDLRTVNSAELRRVRADEVGFIFQDPMSSLNPVHTVGRQIVEAIRAQNDVSKSDARERAIELMERVGISDAGSRFGDYPFEFSGGMRQRVMIAIALANEPDLLIADEPTTALDVTIQAQVLELVRELRDELDMAVIWITHDFGVVAEIADHVAVMYAGNVVETADVYEVFDDPKHPYTRGLLESIPGSAAEQGRRLTPVEGEPPDLTALEPACRFRDRCPDAMPRCEDGMPATFVPDGDGDDRHEVRCYLYDDAPNADGPTDDGPTADAPIVDGSNGDLSTVDSGGESSHE; the protein is encoded by the coding sequence ATGGATGGACAATCTCACTTCGATACGACCGAATCGGCGACCGATCACCTCCTGCAGATCGAAGACCTGGACGTCACGTTTCGGACCAAACGGGGCGACGTCGAAGCGGTCAACGGTATCGACCTGCACGTCGACGCAGGCGAAATTCTCTGCCTCGTCGGCGAGAGCGGGAGTGGAAAGAGCGTCACGGCCCAGAGCATCATCGATCTGGTCCCGCAGCCGCCCGGGGAGATCTCCGGGCGCGTCTGGTACAAGGGACAGGACCTTCGGACGGTGAACAGCGCCGAACTCCGACGGGTCCGCGCCGACGAGGTCGGGTTCATCTTCCAGGATCCGATGTCGAGTTTGAACCCGGTCCACACGGTCGGTCGACAGATCGTCGAGGCCATCAGGGCGCAAAACGACGTGAGCAAATCAGACGCCCGTGAGCGGGCCATCGAGTTGATGGAGCGGGTCGGTATCTCCGATGCGGGCTCGCGCTTTGGCGACTATCCGTTCGAGTTCTCCGGCGGGATGCGCCAGCGCGTGATGATCGCGATCGCGCTGGCGAACGAACCCGATCTGCTGATCGCCGACGAACCGACGACGGCGCTCGACGTGACGATCCAGGCCCAGGTCCTGGAACTCGTCCGCGAACTACGCGACGAACTCGACATGGCTGTCATCTGGATCACGCACGATTTCGGGGTCGTGGCCGAGATCGCCGACCACGTCGCGGTGATGTACGCGGGTAACGTCGTCGAGACGGCGGACGTGTACGAGGTATTCGACGATCCGAAACACCCCTACACGCGCGGACTGCTGGAGTCCATCCCGGGATCGGCCGCCGAACAGGGCCGTCGGCTGACGCCCGTCGAAGGAGAGCCGCCCGATCTCACGGCGCTCGAACCGGCCTGTCGCTTCCGGGACCGGTGTCCGGACGCGATGCCGCGCTGTGAGGACGGGATGCCAGCCACGTTCGTCCCCGACGGTGACGGTGACGATCGCCACGAGGTCCGCTGTTACCTGTACGACGACGCGCCGAACGCGGACGGACCCACCGACGATGGGCCGACCGCTGACGCGCCGATCGTCGATGGGTCGAATGGCGACCTGTCGACCGTCGACTCCGGAGGTGAGTCGAGCCATGAGTGA
- a CDS encoding ABC transporter permease, with product MNWFRYLLRRLGQYVVVLFGVSLIIFVISRLSGDPVALMVGMDAPEELRESIRSDLGLDEPLIVQYALFMRDAIVLNFGESISMAPGEPAGQLVLSRVVPTIQLTAVAVFFAFGIGVPVGVISAIRQGEYADIGGMTFALLGQSVPSFWVGLMLILFVAVPIDFFPLAGAGSIRHLLLPGLTLSFFMMASIARLTRSNLADVLDEEFVKTARSKGISDLRVYGSHALRNAFIPVLTYAGVQIAYLFGGAVITEQIFAYPGMGRLAIQAIYSRDFPVIQAVVFFAAIMVIIVNFTIDLLYLKLDPRISYGGDR from the coding sequence ATGAACTGGTTTCGATATCTGCTACGGAGACTCGGTCAGTACGTCGTCGTCCTCTTCGGTGTGTCGTTGATAATCTTCGTCATTTCCCGGCTCTCGGGGGACCCCGTCGCCCTCATGGTCGGGATGGACGCACCAGAGGAACTACGAGAAAGTATCAGGAGTGATCTCGGCCTCGACGAGCCCCTGATCGTTCAGTACGCGCTGTTCATGCGGGACGCGATCGTGTTGAACTTCGGGGAGTCGATCTCGATGGCACCCGGCGAACCGGCCGGTCAACTCGTTCTCAGCCGGGTCGTTCCGACGATCCAGTTGACGGCAGTGGCCGTCTTCTTCGCCTTCGGGATCGGCGTTCCGGTCGGCGTCATCTCTGCAATCAGGCAGGGAGAGTACGCCGACATCGGCGGCATGACGTTCGCGCTGCTCGGCCAGTCGGTTCCGAGCTTCTGGGTCGGCCTCATGCTGATCCTGTTCGTCGCGGTCCCGATCGACTTCTTCCCGCTTGCGGGGGCGGGGTCGATCCGTCACTTGCTCCTCCCGGGACTGACGTTGAGCTTCTTCATGATGGCGTCGATCGCCCGTCTCACCCGGTCGAACCTGGCGGACGTCCTGGACGAGGAGTTCGTCAAAACGGCGCGCTCGAAGGGCATTTCGGACCTGCGGGTGTACGGATCGCACGCCCTCCGAAATGCGTTCATTCCGGTCTTGACCTACGCTGGCGTCCAGATCGCGTACCTGTTCGGCGGCGCGGTCATCACCGAACAGATATTCGCGTACCCCGGGATGGGCCGACTCGCCATACAGGCGATCTACTCCCGGGACTTCCCGGTCATCCAGGCGGTCGTCTTCTTCGCCGCAATCATGGTAATCATCGTCAACTTCACGATCGATCTGTTGTATCTGAAGCTGGATCCCCGAATCTCGTACGGGGGTGATCGCTGA
- a CDS encoding ABC transporter permease, which produces MATNQQGSAGIGPTVRSVYDGNATLRRVLAIVPIVIVLLCWEVASGSVVSAEILPPFSAVVPEIVSLGGSTEFRTNAIDTLLRGFAGLLVAMAVAIPLGLLMARNDRIASAVEPVIGLSYPVPKAPMTPLLVFWLGWGHLPVVALAAVGGLLPILISTYNGASTVQEELLWVSRSLGIGRLRETYAVVFPASLPTILTGVRIGMIFSFIIVVSAEMIGGRAGLGNMVMQFSQYGQYEELFATVVLITAAVALLDRLYLRITAYLLRWSDQGVSAL; this is translated from the coding sequence GTGGCGACGAACCAGCAGGGGTCGGCGGGCATCGGTCCCACCGTTCGATCGGTGTACGATGGCAACGCGACGCTGCGGCGAGTACTCGCGATCGTTCCGATCGTGATCGTCCTGTTGTGCTGGGAAGTGGCGTCGGGGTCGGTCGTCTCTGCGGAGATACTGCCGCCGTTCTCGGCCGTCGTGCCGGAGATCGTCTCGCTCGGCGGGTCGACCGAATTCCGGACCAACGCGATCGATACCCTCCTCCGCGGGTTCGCAGGGCTCCTCGTCGCGATGGCCGTCGCGATTCCACTCGGCCTGCTCATGGCTCGCAACGACCGGATCGCGTCCGCGGTCGAGCCGGTGATCGGGTTAAGCTACCCGGTCCCGAAGGCGCCGATGACGCCGCTACTCGTGTTCTGGCTCGGGTGGGGCCACCTCCCGGTCGTGGCACTCGCCGCCGTCGGCGGGTTGCTCCCGATCCTGATCAGCACGTACAACGGGGCCTCGACCGTCCAGGAGGAACTCCTGTGGGTGTCTCGATCCCTCGGTATCGGGCGACTCAGGGAGACCTACGCGGTCGTGTTTCCGGCGTCGCTTCCGACGATCCTGACCGGCGTCCGCATCGGGATGATCTTCTCGTTCATCATCGTCGTCTCCGCGGAGATGATCGGCGGTCGGGCCGGACTCGGAAACATGGTCATGCAGTTCAGCCAGTACGGCCAGTACGAGGAGCTGTTCGCCACGGTGGTCCTGATCACCGCCGCCGTCGCGCTTCTCGATCGGCTCTACCTGCGCATAACGGCGTACCTGCTGCGCTGGAGTGATCAGGGGGTGAGCGCGCTATGA
- a CDS encoding dipeptide ABC transporter ATP-binding protein, translated as MSDSEPLVQVSGLTKHFEERSGFFGGDVEQVQAVDGVDLTIERGETFGLVGESGCGKSTLGRTILRLYDPTDGTIRFKGRDITDSSYDELRPLREEMQLVFQDPFSSLNPRRRVGEIVEEPLAIQGVDKREREERARKLLERVGLQSEHYGRYPHAFSGGQRQRIGIARSLIVEPDFIVADEPVSALDVSIQAQIINLLDDLKDEFDLALLIIAHDLSVVRYVADRMGVMYLGELAEVGPAETVFQDPKHPYTKALLSSAPIPDPTRRDRERIILEGEPPSPIDPPTGCKFRTRCPKAFEECTAEPELEEEDPDHHVSCHLY; from the coding sequence ATGAGTGACTCGGAACCGCTCGTTCAGGTGTCGGGCCTGACGAAGCACTTCGAAGAACGAAGTGGCTTCTTTGGCGGCGACGTCGAACAGGTGCAGGCGGTCGACGGCGTCGACCTGACTATCGAGCGAGGCGAGACGTTCGGTCTCGTTGGCGAGAGCGGCTGTGGAAAATCGACGCTCGGTCGGACGATCCTGCGGCTGTACGACCCCACCGATGGGACGATCCGATTCAAGGGGCGTGACATCACCGACAGTTCGTACGACGAACTGCGGCCGCTGCGCGAAGAGATGCAACTCGTCTTCCAGGATCCGTTCTCGTCGCTCAATCCAAGACGGCGGGTCGGCGAGATCGTCGAAGAGCCCCTGGCCATCCAGGGAGTCGACAAGCGCGAGCGAGAGGAACGGGCGCGTAAACTGCTCGAACGGGTCGGACTGCAATCCGAGCACTACGGGCGGTATCCACACGCGTTCTCCGGCGGACAGCGCCAGCGGATCGGCATCGCCCGCTCGCTCATCGTCGAACCGGATTTCATCGTCGCCGACGAACCGGTCTCCGCGCTCGACGTCTCGATCCAGGCCCAGATCATCAACTTACTCGACGACCTCAAAGACGAGTTCGATCTCGCCCTCCTGATCATCGCCCACGACCTCTCTGTGGTCAGGTACGTCGCGGATCGGATGGGGGTCATGTACCTCGGCGAACTGGCCGAGGTCGGTCCGGCAGAGACGGTCTTCCAGGACCCGAAACACCCGTACACGAAGGCGTTGCTCTCCTCGGCGCCGATTCCCGATCCGACCCGCCGAGACCGAGAGCGGATCATCCTGGAGGGTGAACCGCCGAGCCCCATCGATCCGCCGACCGGCTGTAAGTTCAGGACGCGCTGTCCCAAAGCGTTCGAGGAGTGCACCGCGGAACCCGAACTCGAAGAGGAAGATCCCGACCACCACGTTTCTTGCCACCTCTATTGA
- a CDS encoding thiamine pyrophosphate-dependent enzyme: protein MSKPIGEPAPAGETSHAIAECTVAESTDMLTRYQLLDPDGNYDPDTVPDLSDEDLIELFRWMLVQQIVDQRMVKLQRRGEMGTYASGRGQEASIVAASYALEEQDWLFPYGREAAALLVQGMPLRDLMLYWRGVEDANMQKDHGVFPPAIAIGTHIPVGVGHAWGQRLAGEDAISALYHGDGHPSTGEYQAGANFASVVDAPALFYCQNNGYSISAPFEAQTGAASVSQKALAWGMDGIRVDGNDPLAVYDAVRQAREHVVDGNPTIVEAVTYRLDAHTTNDDPSRYRTDDEVEWWERREPLSRYRSFLESEGLWDEIDEEAMRAEIDDWFDEAKAAADAYDPGGVEEMFRHLYDDLPAELEDQLAEFEAFLEERPDAMDYIEERPKR from the coding sequence GTGAGTAAACCGATCGGCGAACCGGCCCCCGCCGGCGAGACGAGTCACGCCATCGCGGAGTGTACGGTCGCCGAATCGACGGACATGCTGACGAGGTACCAGCTGCTAGACCCCGACGGAAACTACGATCCCGACACGGTGCCGGACCTCTCCGACGAGGACCTGATCGAGCTCTTTCGGTGGATGCTCGTCCAGCAGATCGTCGACCAGCGGATGGTCAAGCTCCAGCGCCGCGGCGAGATGGGCACGTACGCGTCCGGCCGCGGACAGGAGGCGAGCATCGTCGCCGCCTCCTACGCACTGGAAGAGCAGGACTGGCTGTTCCCCTACGGGCGAGAGGCGGCGGCCCTGCTCGTCCAGGGGATGCCGCTGCGGGATCTCATGCTCTACTGGCGCGGCGTGGAGGACGCCAACATGCAGAAAGACCACGGCGTCTTCCCGCCCGCGATCGCCATCGGGACGCACATTCCGGTCGGCGTGGGCCACGCCTGGGGACAGCGCCTCGCCGGCGAAGACGCCATCAGCGCGCTCTACCACGGCGACGGCCACCCGAGTACCGGCGAGTACCAGGCCGGCGCCAACTTCGCGAGCGTCGTCGACGCGCCCGCACTCTTTTACTGTCAGAACAACGGCTACTCGATTTCGGCACCCTTCGAGGCCCAGACCGGCGCCGCGTCGGTGAGCCAGAAGGCCCTCGCGTGGGGGATGGACGGGATCCGCGTCGACGGGAACGACCCCCTGGCGGTCTACGACGCCGTCCGCCAGGCCCGCGAGCACGTCGTCGACGGCAACCCGACCATCGTCGAGGCCGTCACCTACCGGCTCGACGCCCACACGACGAACGACGACCCCTCCCGGTACCGAACCGACGACGAGGTCGAGTGGTGGGAACGCAGGGAGCCGCTGTCGCGGTACCGATCGTTCCTCGAGAGCGAGGGACTCTGGGACGAGATCGACGAAGAGGCGATGCGAGCGGAGATCGACGACTGGTTCGACGAGGCCAAAGCGGCCGCGGACGCCTACGACCCCGGCGGCGTCGAGGAGATGTTCCGCCACCTCTACGACGACCTCCCGGCGGAACTCGAAGACCAGCTCGCCGAGTTCGAGGCGTTCCTGGAGGAGCGTCCGGACGCCATGGACTACATCGAAGAGCGGCCCAAACGGTGA
- a CDS encoding creatininase family protein yields MTTKNDSVLIEELSWTEVADKLENGYDTAVLACGAIEQHGPHLPTGVDNYLGYSIAEGVANRLGNALVAPTIRPGCSDHHVDFPGTFSISRETFVRLLTEYCESLARMGFENIALIPSHGGNVDVMRTYTPKIAIDLQDEADVYFVSMDFDELTEYCEENDIPREVAGVHAGLSETARMLYDYGELVDMDKAEEGMTEPAFYEPERIPQSQLESFTHGVREQVANGILGDARGATAELGEDMKEILVRNFADEIQRRIDNDLVSMDVPDSVAHEYD; encoded by the coding sequence GTGACGACCAAGAACGATTCAGTCCTGATCGAAGAACTGTCGTGGACCGAAGTCGCCGACAAACTCGAAAACGGCTACGACACCGCCGTTCTCGCCTGTGGTGCGATCGAACAGCACGGCCCACACCTGCCGACGGGCGTCGACAATTACCTCGGCTACTCGATCGCCGAGGGGGTCGCGAACCGACTGGGGAACGCGCTGGTGGCGCCGACGATCCGTCCCGGCTGTTCCGACCACCACGTCGACTTTCCGGGAACGTTCTCCATCTCGCGTGAAACGTTCGTTCGACTCCTCACCGAGTACTGCGAGTCACTCGCGCGGATGGGGTTCGAGAACATCGCGCTGATCCCGTCACACGGGGGCAACGTCGACGTCATGCGAACGTACACGCCGAAGATCGCGATCGACCTCCAGGACGAGGCGGACGTCTACTTCGTCAGCATGGACTTCGACGAACTCACGGAGTACTGCGAGGAGAACGACATTCCGCGAGAGGTCGCCGGCGTCCACGCCGGACTGTCGGAAACGGCGCGAATGCTCTACGATTACGGGGAACTCGTCGACATGGACAAAGCCGAGGAGGGAATGACGGAACCGGCGTTCTACGAGCCGGAACGGATCCCCCAGTCTCAGCTCGAATCGTTCACCCACGGCGTCAGAGAGCAGGTTGCGAACGGCATTCTCGGGGACGCGCGCGGCGCGACTGCCGAGCTGGGCGAGGACATGAAGGAGATCCTCGTCCGGAACTTCGCGGACGAGATCCAGCGCCGCATCGACAACGATCTCGTCAGCATGGACGTTCCGGACAGCGTGGCTCACGAGTACGACTAG
- a CDS encoding ABC transporter permease yields the protein MATEAAGETDHDGSGSVASGVVSSVGRIRESKMAMIGLVVTVTMLLLAIVAPYIAPHPPTAGSWPAELDDSFLPPFWESGGSMDYPLGTDQQGRGVLSRILFGLRLAYLQGVAPVLLAASIGVTLGLVSGYFGGWIDEAVSRVIDTVMAIPLTLFAISVLAVIGTSLVNLILVIGVTQWVPYARTIRGQTLSIKNEEFVEAQRASGASHARIIREAILPNTMSSILVIATLNIAQVIVIAAGLTFLGLGVSPPRADLGLMLAGGRDYLTTAWWYGVFPGLALMIVVLGINLLGDGIRDILDPKYSE from the coding sequence ATGGCGACGGAAGCGGCCGGCGAAACGGACCACGACGGTTCGGGCTCGGTTGCGTCGGGAGTGGTATCGAGCGTCGGCCGGATTCGGGAGAGCAAGATGGCGATGATCGGACTGGTGGTCACGGTGACGATGCTCCTGCTGGCGATCGTAGCGCCGTACATCGCGCCCCATCCGCCGACCGCGGGCTCGTGGCCGGCCGAACTCGACGACAGCTTCCTCCCGCCGTTCTGGGAGAGCGGCGGGTCCATGGACTATCCCCTCGGAACCGACCAGCAGGGCCGCGGCGTCCTCTCTCGTATCCTGTTCGGGCTCCGTCTCGCGTACCTGCAGGGCGTCGCACCGGTGCTGCTGGCGGCGTCGATCGGCGTCACGCTCGGACTCGTGTCCGGGTACTTCGGGGGCTGGATCGACGAGGCGGTGAGCCGCGTCATCGACACCGTGATGGCCATTCCGCTCACCCTCTTTGCGATCTCCGTGCTGGCGGTGATCGGGACGAGCCTCGTGAACCTCATCCTCGTCATCGGCGTGACCCAGTGGGTTCCGTACGCTCGAACCATTCGAGGCCAGACGCTCTCGATCAAGAACGAGGAGTTCGTCGAGGCTCAGCGCGCCTCCGGCGCGAGCCACGCCAGGATCATTCGAGAGGCGATTCTGCCGAACACGATGTCGTCGATCCTCGTGATCGCGACGCTGAACATCGCACAGGTGATCGTCATCGCGGCCGGGTTGACGTTCCTGGGACTCGGCGTTTCCCCGCCGAGGGCCGACCTGGGGCTCATGCTCGCCGGCGGACGTGATTACCTGACGACTGCCTGGTGGTACGGCGTGTTCCCGGGGTTGGCGCTCATGATCGTCGTACTGGGCATCAACCTGCTTGGGGACGGTATCCGGGATATTCTCGACCCAAAATACTCCGAGTGA
- a CDS encoding ABC transporter substrate-binding protein, whose product MTMGGSHTGDGGGPVPLTRRNALKVFGGAGATAALAGCLGGGDDGGSGSTVTMAPAAGPTTLDPHNHAETTTSTYLIHFYDGLVERNTEMELVPRLAEDWEQVDDTTWRFSLRDDVTFSNGEDFTAETAKYNLDRVSGNLEGAETVTVEGDYASIDSVEVVDDYTVQVNLAAPDPIFLEMQAALRIVPKEYTEENGFDALSDDPVGTGPYELDSWTRQQEMVMTARSDYFDGEPAVGELVWQPMPESSSRISALTTGSVDLIRSANPRNEEQIENSGDLSVERVPSARGAALWLNMWQEIPGGDEPVFHNNREARLAVQYATDIPSIIENILVGNGFEIHGWAYNDQYLGYNDSLDPYPHDPDRAEELLAEAGYSDGFSTTLLVPRGRYFKGVDTAEALATQLGDVGIDVSLDTPEFGTFATQTQEGEIPGMMLAAWGNPTFNPLDPYGNLVHPDGMFSLLPKQNQPSWVGELTSMIETAQQTADREELASQNQDIEALIHEQGVFRFLFQYRDVYGVNDRLEWDPRSDELVDMYPASLAE is encoded by the coding sequence ATGACAATGGGAGGCTCTCACACTGGTGATGGTGGCGGACCGGTACCGTTGACGCGTCGAAACGCGCTGAAAGTGTTCGGTGGCGCCGGAGCGACGGCGGCGCTCGCGGGGTGTCTTGGCGGTGGGGACGACGGAGGGAGCGGCTCGACGGTGACCATGGCTCCCGCGGCCGGACCGACCACGCTGGACCCGCACAACCACGCGGAGACGACGACCAGTACCTACCTGATTCACTTCTACGACGGACTCGTCGAACGGAACACCGAGATGGAGCTCGTCCCGCGACTCGCCGAGGACTGGGAGCAGGTGGACGACACCACCTGGCGATTCTCCCTGCGGGACGACGTCACCTTCTCGAACGGCGAGGACTTCACCGCGGAGACCGCCAAATACAATCTCGACCGCGTCTCGGGGAACCTGGAAGGGGCCGAGACGGTCACCGTCGAGGGTGATTACGCGTCCATCGACAGTGTCGAGGTGGTCGACGACTACACCGTCCAGGTCAACCTCGCGGCACCGGACCCGATCTTCCTCGAGATGCAGGCGGCGCTCCGAATCGTACCGAAGGAGTATACCGAAGAGAACGGATTCGACGCCCTCTCGGACGACCCGGTCGGCACGGGGCCGTACGAACTCGATTCGTGGACCCGCCAGCAGGAGATGGTCATGACTGCGCGGTCAGACTACTTCGACGGCGAACCGGCGGTCGGTGAACTGGTGTGGCAGCCGATGCCGGAGAGTTCGTCGCGGATCTCCGCACTGACGACCGGCAGTGTCGACCTCATCCGGAGTGCGAACCCGCGAAACGAAGAACAGATCGAGAACAGCGGCGACCTCTCGGTCGAACGAGTCCCGAGCGCTCGCGGTGCAGCGCTGTGGCTCAACATGTGGCAGGAGATCCCCGGCGGTGACGAACCAGTCTTCCACAACAACCGGGAGGCGAGACTCGCAGTACAGTACGCCACAGACATTCCGAGCATCATCGAGAACATCCTGGTCGGAAACGGGTTCGAGATCCACGGCTGGGCCTACAACGATCAGTATCTCGGGTACAACGACAGTCTGGATCCGTACCCCCACGACCCGGACCGTGCCGAGGAACTCCTCGCGGAGGCCGGCTATTCCGATGGCTTCTCGACGACGCTTCTGGTCCCTCGCGGACGGTACTTCAAGGGAGTCGACACCGCGGAGGCGCTCGCGACCCAGCTCGGGGACGTCGGTATCGACGTCAGCCTCGATACGCCCGAGTTCGGGACCTTCGCGACGCAGACCCAGGAGGGCGAGATCCCCGGCATGATGCTCGCCGCGTGGGGCAATCCGACGTTCAACCCGCTCGACCCGTACGGCAACCTGGTCCATCCGGACGGCATGTTCTCGCTGCTTCCGAAACAGAACCAGCCGTCGTGGGTCGGGGAACTCACCTCGATGATCGAGACCGCCCAGCAGACCGCCGACAGGGAGGAACTCGCGAGTCAAAACCAGGACATCGAGGCGTTGATCCACGAGCAGGGGGTCTTCCGATTCCTCTTCCAGTATCGAGACGTCTACGGCGTGAACGATCGCCTCGAGTGGGATCCGCGATCGGACGAACTCGTCGACATGTACCCGGCAAGCCTGGCAGAGTGA